Proteins encoded in a region of the Thermomicrobiales bacterium genome:
- a CDS encoding sodium/proton-translocating pyrophosphatase, with translation MRESRRGTWTISSFVSRAKVIIIGVIAIIFAIYLARDVMRKDTGTPEMRDISDRILEGALAYLKASIPDDCSSPSSLPWCSGVSVYFENDHQSTRALRHRSRSLGAALSGISGFIGMYVAVRSNIRTAAGARKSLADAMNAVALVAQCPGSWWLPWRSSVAGVYLVVYQFAEGALPTVAETPY, from the coding sequence ATGCGGGAATCGAGGAGGGGAACTTGGACGATATCTTCGTTCGTATCTCGCGCCAAAGTCATCATCATTGGCGTCATAGCGATCATCTTCGCGATCTATCTTGCTCGCGATGTGATGCGGAAGGATACGGGTACCCCGGAAATGCGGGACATCTCCGACCGCATTCTCGAAGGGGCGCTTGCCTATCTGAAGGCGTCAATACCGGACGATTGTTCCTCGCCATCGTCGTTGCCGTGGTGCTCTGGCGTCTCCGTCTACTTCGAGAACGATCACCAGTCCACGCGGGCCCTCAGACATCGATCTCGTTCTCTTGGAGCCGCCCTTTCCGGCATCTCGGGGTTCATCGGGATGTATGTGGCGGTGCGCTCCAACATCCGAACCGCAGCGGGTGCTCGCAAGAGCCTGGCCGACGCGATGAACGCTGTTGCGCTGGTGGCGCAGTGTCCGGGTTCCTGGTGGTTGCCCTGGCGCTCCTCGGTGGCGGGCGTCTACCTGGTCGTCTACCAGTTCGCTGAAGGCGCGCTGCCGACCG